The window TCAAGGACCCGGAATTCATCAAGAAGGAAGAAGCCCTGGGCGCCGTGGTCGCCACCGACGACCGCATCGAGCCCGCCGGCCACAAGAAATTCGTGGCCGATGAAATCGCCAAGTGGAGCCCGATCATCAAGGCCGCCGGCGTCTACGCCGACTGATCCGACAACCCCTGTTGGTTGCCATCCAGAACAAGCCCCGGTACCGAAAGGTCCGGGGCTTTTTGCCTTGGGGTCGCGGTATTCCCTCGCTGCTTCGGGTTTCCCTGCTGTGGCAGCGGATGGAACGCCGGTAAAACCGTGAGGCGACCGAGCACGTGTCATCTTTTCGCCGGCACCACACCACATCAGAAAGCCAAACCTTGAACGACGCCGTCCTCATCTCCCGCCTCCGCCGCACGCTGGTCTGCGGCGCCATCGCCATCGCCTGGCTCGGCGGCTTCTCCGCCCCGGCGAAAGCGCAGGGCGCCTATCCCACGAAACCGGTGCGGATCGTGGTGCCGTTTGCGCCCGGCGGCACCACCGACATCCTGGCCCGCGTGGTGGCCAACGAACTCACCAAGTCGTTCGGCCAACCCTTCATCGTCGACAACCGCGCCGGTGCGGGCGGCAACATCGGCTCCGACATCGTGGCCAAGGCCGCTCCCGACGGCTATACGCTGCTCATGGGCACGGTCGGCACGCACGGCATCAACAAGGCGCTGTACGACAAATTGCCGTTCGATCCGGTGAAGGACTTCGCGCCGATCACGCTGGTGGCCGGCGTGCCCAACGTGATGGTGATGAACACCGAGAAGGCCAAGGCCATGGGTATCCGCAACGTGGCCGATTTCATCACCTATGCCAAGGCGCATCCGGGCAAGCTCAACATGGCCTCCAGCGGCAACGGCACCTCGATCCACATGGCGGGTGAACTGTTCAAGGTGATGACCGGCGCCTACATGGTGCATTTTCCGTACCGCGGCTCGGGCCCGGCGCTGATGGACATGGTCGGCGGCAGCATGGACGTGATGTTCGATAACCTGCCCTCGGCCATGCAGCAGATCAAGGCCGGCAAGCTCGTGGCGCTCGCGGTCACCAGCGCCACGCCGTCGGCCGCGCTGCCCGGCGTGCCGACGGTGGAGCAGGCCGGCGGGCCGGCGCTCAAGGGCTTCGAGGCGAGTTCCTGGTTCGGCTTGCTCGCGCCCGCGGGCACGCCGCCCGAAATCGTCAACAGCATCCAGCGCGAGGTGGCCAAGGCCTTGAGCGCGCCAGCCGTGAAGGAAAGCCTGCTGGCCCAAGGAGCGATCCCCAGCGGCAACACGCCGCAGGAGTTCGCGAAGTTGATCGATGCCGAATTGAAGAAGTGGGCGCCCGTGGTGAAGGTTTCGGGCGCCAAGGTCGACTGATCTTTCCGCCGCCGGCGGGCTCAGGCGCCCCAGGTGATCTCGGTGCCGTCGCGGGCGTTGCGCCGCAGCAGATCGATGAAGGGCGCGGCGCGCTGGCGCAGGGAGATGGCCTCGCCAGGCTTTTCGTCGCCGTCCTGGCCGGCCTTCGCCTCGGCCGCGGCGGCGCGCTGCGCGGCTTCATCCTGCTGGATGGCGGCTTCGAGCGCGCTGATGGCGGCCGTCATCTCGGCGGGTTGGATGATGCCTTGCGGCCCGGTCTGCTTGCCGATCAACTGCAGCACCTGCCGGCCATTGGGCTCGAGCATGATCACGTCGGCGGCGTTCTTCGATTTGAATTTGTACAACATGGCGTCTCCCCGCATGGGCATGGTTTCAGAGGCGTTCATTGTGCATGCGGCCCCGTGCCATGTTTGCAGGACGGAGCCGCTATCTCGCCCCCGCGGCCGTTCGCACTGAGCTTGTCGAAGTGCCTGCGGACCGGCGCCAGCGCCGTCGACAGGCCCAGCGCGAACGGAGTCAGTTGCTGTACATGCCCACGCGGTTGAACGGATACACCGACTGCGCGCCGACCATGCTGCCGCTGTGCAGGTCGCCGTCGGGTCGGGTCGACAACATCTGGTGCAGCGAGATCCAGCCCTGCTCGAAACTCATGGCGCTGCCGGCCAGGTAGAGCCGGTAGGCGCGCAGGATCTTCTCGGCCTCACTGCCTGCGCCCTGCAGTGTCACCAGGGCCTCGTCGAGCCGGGATTCGAGCGCGTCCGACCAGGCCCACAGCGTCTTGGCGTAATGCGGCCGCAGGCTTTCGGTGTCCACCATCTCCAGCCCGGCCAAGGCCGTCTCGCGCAGGATCTGGCTCACGTGCAGCAACTCGCCGCCAGGGAAGATGTATTTCTCGATGAAATCGCCCATGCCCGCGCCGAGCTGGTCGTGGCCCGGCGCGCCGGCCGTGATGCCGTGGTTCAGCACCAGGCCGCCGGGGCGCAGCAGGCGGTGGATCTTGCCGAAATAGGCCGGCATGTTGGCGCTGCCCACGTGTTCGAACATGCCCACCGAGGCGATCTTGTCGAAGGGCTGGTCCTCGGGCAGGTCGCGGTAATCGAGCAGGTGCATTTCCACCTGGCCCTGCAGCCCGCGCCGGGCGATTTCGGCCAGCACATGGGCATGCTGGTTCTTCGACAGCGTGATGCCGGTGCCGCGCACGCCGTAACGTTCGGCGGCCCACAGCAGCAGGCCGCCCCAGCCCGCGCCGATGTCGAGGAAACGTTCGCCGCGCTGCAGCATCAGCTTCTTGCAGATGTGGTCGAGCTTGGCCTCCTGCGCCTGCGCCAGCGTCATGTCGGCGTCGCGGTAGTAGGCGCAGGAATAGACGCGGCGCGGGTCGAGCCACAGCGCGTAGAACGCGTCGGAGACGTCGTAGTGGAACTGGATCTGCTCGGCGTCCTTGTGGGGCGAGTGGGCCGCCAGCGAACGCGCGCGGCGCAGGATGTTGGTCCACCAGCCAGTGCTGGCGCCACCCGTGGGGCTGCCGGGCAGCAGACCCGCGGCCACGGCCATGACGTCGCGCATCTGGCCCTGCATCTGTACGCGGGCTTCCACGAAGTCCTCGGCGAGCCGGCCGATCTGGCCCGCGGCCATGGTCGCCAGGCTCGACCAGTCCTTGAAGGCCAGTGTCACCGAGGCGGCACTGGGCCCGACGCGCTGCCCGGCCGGCAATTGCAGTGCCACCGGCACCGGCAGGCGCTGCAGCTGGTTCTCGATTTTTTGTATCAGATTCTGCATACCCACGGTTTTGCCAAATCCAGGAATCGTCGTCAATTGACCCCCGGTTTAACCCTGTAGGACAAAGCCGCCTTTACCGACCGCCAAGGCTGGTTTTTAGCTCGCTGAGTAAACTGTTGGGCTTCGTTCTTGACGGCCATCGCCAGCCCCACCCCGTGTCTCCATTCCTCCGGGTCGCCATCGCCGGTCTTTGTGTCGCGCTGCTCGCCGGTTGCGCCGACACGGCCTACCTGCTGCAGTCGGCGCGAGGTCATCTGCAGATGCTGCGCGCCGCCCGACCGATCGACGCCTGGCTGGCCGACGCCGAAACACCGGCCGACCTGAAGCAGCGGCTGGTGCTCGCGCGGCAGATGCGCAGCTTCGCCGTCAGCGAACTGCGTTTGCCCGACAACGCCAGCTACCACCGTTATGCCGACCTGCACCGCCGTGCCGTGGTCTGGAACGTGGTGGCCGCGCCGCCGTATTCGCTCAAGCTCAAGACCTGGTGTTTCCCGGTGACCGGCTGCATCGGCTACCGTGGCTACTTCGACGAGGCGGACGCGAAAACGCTGGCCACGCAGCTCGACGCCGAAGGCCTGGAAACCGGCGTCTACGGTGTGCCGGCCTATTCCACCCTGGGCTGGATGAACTGGGCCGGCGGTGATCCGCTGCTCAACACCTTCATCCGCTACCCCGAAGGCGAACTCTCGCGCATGCTGTTCCATGAACTCGCGCACCAGGTGGTCTACGTGCAGGACGACACGCCGTTCAACGAATCCTTTGCCACGGCGGTGGAGCGGCTCGGCGGCGCGCGCTGGCTGGCCGAGCGCGGTTCGGAGGCGGCGCGGCGCGAATACGCCGAGTTCGACGGCCGGCGCCGCCAGTTCCGCGCGCTGATGCTGGCAACAAGGCAGCGGTTGGCCGCGATCTACAAGGAAAATGATGCCAAGACGCAGACTGTTCCTGCGCAGGCCGCTCTCAAAAATGAAGCAATGGTGCAGTTCAGGGCCGACTATGCGGCGTTGAAGGCATCGTGGCACGGCTTTGCCGGCTACGACGGTTTCGTGCAGCGCGCCAACAATGCGATGTTCGGCGTACAGGCCGCCTACGATGGCCTGGTGCCGGCGTTCGAGGCCCTGTTCGCGCGCGAGGGCGGCGACTGGCCGAAGTTCTATGATGCGGTGAAGCGCCTGGCCGCCCTGCCCAAGGCGGAACGCACCCGCGCCCTGCAACAACTCTCACCTCTGGAGCCCCCCGGTGCCTGACATCCATATCCAACGCGACCATGGCCTCGGCCTGCCGGCCGCCCGCGCCCTGGCCACCGAATGGGCCGCCCAGGCCGAACGGAAGTTCGACATGGAGTGCCGCTACGAACCTTGCGAAGAGGGCGAGGCGGGTGGGGCGGACGAATTGAGCTTCAAACGCGCTGGCGTGAGCGGCACGCTCAGCGTGACCGGCGAGAGCTTCGTGCTCGATGCCAAGCTCGGCTTCCTGCTGGGCAGCTTCAAGGACCGCATCGAAGCCGAGATCGCGAAGAACCTCGACGCCCTGCTGGCCGAAAAGCCGGCCTGAGGACGGGCGGTCAGCCCAGGGATTCGATCAGGTCGATGTATTGCTGCATCGCCGTCTCGCGCGGCGTGCCCTTGAGCGTGTGCCACGCGTCCCACTTGGCGCGGCCCACCATGTCGCCGAAACCGGGCTTGGTGCCAGCGACGTCGCCCAGGCTGCCCTGCTTGTACAAGGCATAGAGTTTGAGCAGTGTGGCGTTGTCGGGCCGCTCGCTGAGGTTCTGCGAGTCGGCGACCGCCGCTTCGAACGCGGTTTGGAGATCGGGCATGGGGGCTTTCGGATCAGGGTGGAATGACCGCCCATCTTAGGGCCTGGCCGCTGTGGATCAGCTCGCGAGTTCGCTGCGCGCCATCTCCACGTCCAGCCGCTCGGTGGCGTCGAGCGCCTGGCTGGCGGCGGCCTGCTCGTAGAGCTTGGTGGCTTCGGCCATCTTCTTGTCGCCTTCGAGCATGACCAGCGCATTGGCGTATTCGATCATGCCGATCACCGAGCCGGGGTTCAGCCGCAGCGCTTCCTGAAACAGCTTCAGGCCCACGTCCTTCTTCGCGCCATAGGTCATGCTGCCGATCAGCGCCCCGACCTTGTCGATGACTTCGGCATGGAAGGCGCCCAGCGCGATGTGGGCGTCGATGTGTTTGGGCGCGAGCTTGATGGTGCGCTCCAGCGAATCCTTGACCCGGCTGCCCAGGCCTTGCGCCAGCGCCTTGGCCACGCTGATGCCCTGGCTGTAACGGCCCAGCGCATAGGCATGCCAGTACCAGGCGTTGGCATTGTCCGGCTCGGCCTTGGCCTGGGCTTCGGCGCGTGCCGCGACTTCCATGAACAGGTCGAGTTTGGTTTTCTCCTTGGGCTCGAGGTAGGTGGCGTAGATGGCGGTGGCCTTGTTGGCCGCGGTGATGCCGGCGCCGCCGGCTTTCACCCCGGCGACGGCCGCCCGCTCGAAATCGCCGTTGTGGAACAGCGTCCAGGCTTCGAGCACGCGGGCGTCCTTGGGCAGCGGCTCGGTGTCACCGAGGTGCAGCCGTGCCCAGCTCTTGCGGACACTGGCGGGGCTGAACGCATAGTCCCCGGCATGGGGGAAGGGGCTCCATTGGGGCATGGCTGTCTCCTGGGAGGCGGGTGTTCCGTGGCGGTGTGTGTTCAGGCTGTTTCTTTCGCCGAGGTGGGTTCCATCGGATTGGACTGCAATACGGGCTGCGTCGTATAGGCAGAAACCAGACCCAGCAGATGTTCGCGCTGGTGTGGCTCCAGGTAGGGGACGAGCAGGTGCAGCACGTGGTGGGCGCCGCGCAGCAGCGCAAGCTGGGCGCTTTCGGGCTCGAGCGCACGCCGCGGATCGCGCACGTATTCGAAGCTGAGCCAGTAGGTGAGCACCACCACCATGCTGGTCGCGGTGGCTTCGGCCTCGCGCGCGTCGATGTGCAGCGCGCCGGAGCGATTCATGCCGTCGAGCAGGGTGCGTACTGCCTGGGTCTTGTTTTTCAGCACGAACTGGAAATGCGTCTCCAGCCGGCGGTTGTTGCTCAGCAGGTCGTTGAGGTCGCGGTACAGGAAGCGGTATTGCCAGATGAGCTCGAACAGGCTGTGCATGAAGAACCATGCGTCTTCCACATCCTGCACGCCTTCGCTGGCGCCGAGCAGCTCGGTCAGGTGGGTCTCGAAGCGGCCGAACAGCGCATTGATCAGCTCTTCCTTCGCCGGATAGTGGTAATACAGGTTGCCCGGGCTGATGTTGAGCTCGGCCGAGATCAGCGTGGTCGAGACATTGGGTTCGCCGAACCGGTTGAACAGCTCGAGCGTGACTTCCAGGATGCGTTCCGCGGTACGGCGTGGCGGCTTCTTCGCCATGGAGGGCCTTCGTAGAGTAGGGACCACTCTAACCCACACCCGGGCGGTGGGAACCTAGGGAAGGCGCTAGGTTCCCGATGCCGCTTTGCGTGTGCGCTTGGCCGGCGCCGGGGCGGCGCCTTCGGTCGAGGCACGCCCACGCGGTGCGGCCTTGCTCGCGGCGGGACGCGGCTGGGCCTGCAGCGTCTGGACCTGGCGGCTCAGTTCGTCGATGCGCGCCGTCAAGGCTTCGAAATCCTGCGCGGACGGCGCGCCCAGCTTGGACATGGCCTTGGCCACGCGGTCCTCGAAGATGTTTTCCAGCTTGTCCCACGGGCCGGCTGGCCGCGCCGCAAGGCCGCTGGCGAGATTGGCCATGCTCGCCATCTTGCTCGTGGCTTCCGTCGCCGCGGCCTGGGTCTTGCGCTGCATGCCGATGCCTTCCTTCACCAGTGCCTCGAAGACCTTGCTGCCTTCTTCCTGCGCCTTGGCAAATGCGCCCAGCCCGGCCAGCCAGATCTGCTGGGCGGAATCCTTGACCGTGCCGGCCTTGCCGGCGGGTGGTTCCGACGTCTCGTCGGTGGGGTTCGATGGCTTGGCCATGGCATTCTCCAGTTGGGTCAGATTCACATTTCGGCATTAATGGCCGCCTGCATTTGACTACTTTAAGGGTTGTACCGTTTGTCGTTTAGATGTGGCGTCCTAATCGATCCGTTTGCAAGGCGTCGGCTGCCCAGATGGCGCCTGAAGAAATCCCCGGGAACAGGGGGTGATGGCAGGCTTTCGCCAGAGTGCAGATGTAAAAGTGCCTGGGTTCCCGGTTACGAGAGCGGGAAAACCCGGTGTGATAATGGAAGTTTTTCCGTAAAAACACTAAACACCCATGATCCTAGTAACCGGCGGCGCAGGCTTCATCGGCGCAAACTTCGTCCTCGACTGGCTGGCATGTGGTGCCGAGCCGGTGGTCAACCTGGACAAGCTCACCTACGCAGGCAACCTGCAGACGCTGGCCAGCCTGCAGGGTGACGCCCGGCACCACTTCGTGCAGGGCGACATCGCCGACAGCGCCCTGGTGGCCCGGCTGCTGGCCGAACACCGCCCGCGCGCGGTCGTCAACTTCGCCGCCGAATCCCATGTGGACCGTTCGATCCACGGCCCGGAAGACTTCGTGCAGACCAACGTGCTGGGCAGCTTCCGACTGCTGGAGGCCGTGCGCGGCTACTGGAGCGGCCTGCCCGCCGACGAGAAGGCCGCCTTCCGCTTCCTGCACGTCTCCACCGACGAGGTCTACGGCAGCCTGTCGGCCACCGACCCGGCCTTCACCGAAGACAACAAATACGAGCCCAACAGCCCGTACTCGGCCAGCAAGGCCGCCAGCGACCACCTGGTGCGCGCCTGGCACCATACCTACGGGCTGCCGGTCTTGACCACCAACTGCTCCAACAACTACGGCCCGTACCACTTCCCCGAGAAACTCATCCCGCTGATGATCGTCAACGCCCTGGCCGGCAAAAACCTGCCCGTGTACGGCGACGGCATGCAGGTTCGCGACTGGCTGTACGTCAAGGACCACTGCAGCGCCATCCGCCGCGTGCTCGAAGCCGGCCGCCTGGGCGAGACCTACAACGTCGGCGGCTGGAACGAAAAACCCAACATCGAGATCGTCAAGACCGTCTGCGCGCTGCTCGACGAACTGCGCCCCAAGGCCGACGGCACGAGCTACAGCACGCAGATCACTTATGTGACCGACCGCCCCGGCCACGACCGGCGCTACGCCATCGACGCCCGGAAGCTCGAGGCCGAACTCGGCTGGAAGCCCGCCGAAACCTTCGACACCGGCATCCGCAAGACGGTGGCGTGGTACCTGGCCAACGGCGACTGGGTGCAGAACGTGCAAAGCGGCGCCTACCGCGCATGGGTCGAGCAGCAATACGCCAAGCCCGAAGCCGTCCAGGCCTCCGCATGAAGGTCCTCGCATGAAAATCCTGCTCTTCGGCCAAGGCGGCCAGGTCGGCTGGGAACTGCAGCGCAGCCTGGCACCGCTGGGTGAACTCGTCGCCCTCGACTTCGACAGCACGGACTACGCCGCCGACTTCAGTCGGCCTGAAGCGCTGGCCGAGACGGTCCTCGCCATCCGCCCCGACGTCATCGTCAATGCCGCGGCCCACACCGCCGTCGACAAGGCCGAAAGCGAGCCCGAGTTCGCGCGCAAGCTCAACGCCACCTCGCCCGGCGTCGTGGCCCAGGCCGCCGAAGAAATCGGTGCCTTGATGGTGCATTACTCCACCGACTACGTCTTCGACGGCAGCGGCAGCACCCCCTGGCGCGAAGACGCCGCCACCGGCCCCTTGAGCGTGTACGGCCGCACCAAGCTCGAAGGCGAGCAACTGGTCGCGGCCCACTGCAGCCGTCACCTGATCTTCCGCACCAGCTGGGTCTATGCCGCGCGCGGCGGCAACTTCGCCAAGACCATGCTGCGCCTGGCCAAGGAACGCGACCGCCTGACCGTCATCGACGACCAATTCGGTGCACCCACCGGCGCCGAACTGCTGGCCGACGTCACCGCGCACGCCATCCGCGCCGCCCAGGCCGACTCGGCCAAGTTCGGCCTGTACCACGCCGTCGCCGGCGGTGAAACCAGCTGGCACGGCTACGCCCAGTTCGTCATCGAGCAGGCGCGTGCGGCCGGCGTGGACATCAAGGTCGCCCCCGACGCCATCGCCCCCGTGCCCACCAGCGCCTTCCCCACGCCGGCCCAACGCCCGCAGAACTCGCGGCTGAACACCGACAAGCTGCAGGCCAGCTTCGGCCTGGTGCTGCCGCCCTGGCAGACCGGCGTGGCCCGCATGCTGCGCGAAATCCTTTGAACCCAGAAGAAGACCAGACCATGACACCACGCAAAGGCATCATCCTCGCCGGCGGCTCGGGCACCCGGCTGCACCCGGCC of the Rhodoferax koreense genome contains:
- a CDS encoding tripartite tricarboxylate transporter substrate binding protein; the encoded protein is MVCGAIAIAWLGGFSAPAKAQGAYPTKPVRIVVPFAPGGTTDILARVVANELTKSFGQPFIVDNRAGAGGNIGSDIVAKAAPDGYTLLMGTVGTHGINKALYDKLPFDPVKDFAPITLVAGVPNVMVMNTEKAKAMGIRNVADFITYAKAHPGKLNMASSGNGTSIHMAGELFKVMTGAYMVHFPYRGSGPALMDMVGGSMDVMFDNLPSAMQQIKAGKLVALAVTSATPSAALPGVPTVEQAGGPALKGFEASSWFGLLAPAGTPPEIVNSIQREVAKALSAPAVKESLLAQGAIPSGNTPQEFAKLIDAELKKWAPVVKVSGAKVD
- a CDS encoding DUF1840 domain-containing protein; translated protein: MLYKFKSKNAADVIMLEPNGRQVLQLIGKQTGPQGIIQPAEMTAAISALEAAIQQDEAAQRAAAAEAKAGQDGDEKPGEAISLRQRAAPFIDLLRRNARDGTEITWGA
- a CDS encoding class I SAM-dependent methyltransferase; translated protein: MQNLIQKIENQLQRLPVPVALQLPAGQRVGPSAASVTLAFKDWSSLATMAAGQIGRLAEDFVEARVQMQGQMRDVMAVAAGLLPGSPTGGASTGWWTNILRRARSLAAHSPHKDAEQIQFHYDVSDAFYALWLDPRRVYSCAYYRDADMTLAQAQEAKLDHICKKLMLQRGERFLDIGAGWGGLLLWAAERYGVRGTGITLSKNQHAHVLAEIARRGLQGQVEMHLLDYRDLPEDQPFDKIASVGMFEHVGSANMPAYFGKIHRLLRPGGLVLNHGITAGAPGHDQLGAGMGDFIEKYIFPGGELLHVSQILRETALAGLEMVDTESLRPHYAKTLWAWSDALESRLDEALVTLQGAGSEAEKILRAYRLYLAGSAMSFEQGWISLHQMLSTRPDGDLHSGSMVGAQSVYPFNRVGMYSN
- a CDS encoding aminopeptidase, which gives rise to MSPFLRVAIAGLCVALLAGCADTAYLLQSARGHLQMLRAARPIDAWLADAETPADLKQRLVLARQMRSFAVSELRLPDNASYHRYADLHRRAVVWNVVAAPPYSLKLKTWCFPVTGCIGYRGYFDEADAKTLATQLDAEGLETGVYGVPAYSTLGWMNWAGGDPLLNTFIRYPEGELSRMLFHELAHQVVYVQDDTPFNESFATAVERLGGARWLAERGSEAARREYAEFDGRRRQFRALMLATRQRLAAIYKENDAKTQTVPAQAALKNEAMVQFRADYAALKASWHGFAGYDGFVQRANNAMFGVQAAYDGLVPAFEALFAREGGDWPKFYDAVKRLAALPKAERTRALQQLSPLEPPGA
- a CDS encoding polyhydroxyalkanoic acid system family protein; protein product: MPDIHIQRDHGLGLPAARALATEWAAQAERKFDMECRYEPCEEGEAGGADELSFKRAGVSGTLSVTGESFVLDAKLGFLLGSFKDRIEAEIAKNLDALLAEKPA
- a CDS encoding acyl-CoA-binding protein, with protein sequence MPDLQTAFEAAVADSQNLSERPDNATLLKLYALYKQGSLGDVAGTKPGFGDMVGRAKWDAWHTLKGTPRETAMQQYIDLIESLG
- a CDS encoding TetR/AcrR family transcriptional regulator: MAKKPPRRTAERILEVTLELFNRFGEPNVSTTLISAELNISPGNLYYHYPAKEELINALFGRFETHLTELLGASEGVQDVEDAWFFMHSLFELIWQYRFLYRDLNDLLSNNRRLETHFQFVLKNKTQAVRTLLDGMNRSGALHIDAREAEATATSMVVVLTYWLSFEYVRDPRRALEPESAQLALLRGAHHVLHLLVPYLEPHQREHLLGLVSAYTTQPVLQSNPMEPTSAKETA
- a CDS encoding phasin family protein yields the protein MAKPSNPTDETSEPPAGKAGTVKDSAQQIWLAGLGAFAKAQEEGSKVFEALVKEGIGMQRKTQAAATEATSKMASMANLASGLAARPAGPWDKLENIFEDRVAKAMSKLGAPSAQDFEALTARIDELSRQVQTLQAQPRPAASKAAPRGRASTEGAAPAPAKRTRKAASGT
- the rfbB gene encoding dTDP-glucose 4,6-dehydratase, with protein sequence MILVTGGAGFIGANFVLDWLACGAEPVVNLDKLTYAGNLQTLASLQGDARHHFVQGDIADSALVARLLAEHRPRAVVNFAAESHVDRSIHGPEDFVQTNVLGSFRLLEAVRGYWSGLPADEKAAFRFLHVSTDEVYGSLSATDPAFTEDNKYEPNSPYSASKAASDHLVRAWHHTYGLPVLTTNCSNNYGPYHFPEKLIPLMIVNALAGKNLPVYGDGMQVRDWLYVKDHCSAIRRVLEAGRLGETYNVGGWNEKPNIEIVKTVCALLDELRPKADGTSYSTQITYVTDRPGHDRRYAIDARKLEAELGWKPAETFDTGIRKTVAWYLANGDWVQNVQSGAYRAWVEQQYAKPEAVQASA
- the rfbD gene encoding dTDP-4-dehydrorhamnose reductase; the encoded protein is MKILLFGQGGQVGWELQRSLAPLGELVALDFDSTDYAADFSRPEALAETVLAIRPDVIVNAAAHTAVDKAESEPEFARKLNATSPGVVAQAAEEIGALMVHYSTDYVFDGSGSTPWREDAATGPLSVYGRTKLEGEQLVAAHCSRHLIFRTSWVYAARGGNFAKTMLRLAKERDRLTVIDDQFGAPTGAELLADVTAHAIRAAQADSAKFGLYHAVAGGETSWHGYAQFVIEQARAAGVDIKVAPDAIAPVPTSAFPTPAQRPQNSRLNTDKLQASFGLVLPPWQTGVARMLREIL